From a region of the Tachypleus tridentatus isolate NWPU-2018 chromosome 1, ASM421037v1, whole genome shotgun sequence genome:
- the LOC143244733 gene encoding uncharacterized protein LOC143244733, with amino-acid sequence MFPVNCQIVFAWLLLSSLAIGELLNAGKEKKAILFNPKDSVGFPVEVQSNKSSQQEKTFDLEKRFDGRFTFGLGKRNDTDKLSNLKKLKTKKHQLNSKPGKDVNSRFAFGLEKRHSSNYPVVEYSTSIDKMQHPQQFSFGLGQLLKDHLTFDVYNTSISTNTISDNSVIDEDKKHIRKFIIGLEEQPETRFTFGIGKRSTNLDQIVSKDKKHSHQFNFGLGKRVEDRFYFDLDRKPLMNIDYSSPSKDKRKFRPFNFGLGKRSDNRFAFGLGKKSLLDNLTVVDPTFREEKRISHQFSFGLGKRPDNRFSFGLGKKSLLGNLTVVDPNFGEEKRISHQFSFGLGKRPDNRFSFGLGKKSLLKKPIISDSSLKEDKRFSPQFSFGLGKRTDSSLSLSLSKRDSKEQLVIPSMASKRMKRNTHQFSFGLGKRRENRFGMGYGNMNALSPFNYAFGLGNGISLIKDSFYLQDLDELVKPLHIKEKHIFSHKEEERD; translated from the coding sequence ATGTTTCCAGTTAACTGTCAAATCGTATTTGCTTGGCTACTTTTAAGTAGTTTAGCTATTGGCGAACTGTTGAACGCCGGGAAAGAGAAAAAAGCAATATTGTTTAACCCTAAAGATAGTGTAGGATTCCCAGTTGAAGTACAGTCAAACAAAAGCTCACAGCAAGAAAAAACCTTTGATCTTGAGAAAAGATTCGATGGTCGTTTCACTTTCGGTCTTGGCAAGAGAAATGATACCGATAAATTAAGTAATCTGAAAAAATTGAAAACGAAAAAACACCAACTTAattctaagccagggaaagacgTAAACAGCCGTTTTGCTTTTGGACTGGAAAAGAGACATTCATCAAATTATCCAGTTGTTGAGTATTCTACTTCTATTGATAAAATGCAACATCCCCAACAATTCAGCTTTGGATTAGGCCAACTACTAAAAGATCACTTGACGTTTGACGTGTACAATACGTCAATATCAACTAATACAATAAGTGACAATTCTGTTATTGATGAAGATAAAAAACACATTCGCAAATTCATTATCGGTTTAGAAGAACAACCAGAGACTCGCTTCACCTTTGGCATAGGCAAAAGGTCCACAAACCTTGACCAAATTGTAAGCAAGGACAAAAAACATTCTCACCAGTTCAATTTTGGATTAGGCAAACGAGTGGAAGACCGTTTTTATTTTGACTTAGACAGGAAACCCTTAATGAATATCGATTATTCCTCTCCCAGTAAAGACAAAAGAAAATTCCGACCATTCAATTTCGGATTAGGTAAAAGATCAGATAATCGATTTGCTTTTGGTCTGGGTAAGAAATCCCTTTTGGATAATCTCACTGTTGTCGACCCTACGTTTAGAGAGGAGAAAAGGATTTCTCACCAGTTCAGCTTCGGTTTAGGCAAACGACCTGATAATAGATTTTCTTTTGGTTTGGGTAAGAAATCCCTTTTGGGTAATCTCACTGTTGTCGACCCTAATTTTGGAGAGGAGAAAAGGATTTCTCACCAGTTCAGCTTCGGTTTAGGCAAACGACCTGATAATAGATTTTCTTTTGGTTTGGGTAAGAAATCCCTACTGAAGAAACCCATTATTTCCGATTCTTCACTAAAGGAAGACAAAAGATTTTCCCCTCAGTTCAGTTTTGGTTTAGGTAAAAGAACAGATAGTTCTCTTTCTTTGAGTCTGAGCAAAAGAGATTCCAAAGAGCAACTAGTAATACCTTCAATGGCATCAAAACGAATGAAAAGAAACACTCATCAATTCAGTTTTGGCCTTGGAAAACGACGAGAAAACAGATTTGGTATGGGGTATGGAAACATGAATGCCTTAAGTCCTTTTAACTAcgcttttggattaggaaatggaATATCATTAATCAAAGATTCCTTTTATCTGCAAGATTTGGATGAACTTGTAAAACCTCtgcatattaaagaaaaacacattttttccCATAAAGAGGAAGAAAGAGATTAA